The Mercurialis annua linkage group LG8, ddMerAnnu1.2, whole genome shotgun sequence genome window below encodes:
- the LOC126661955 gene encoding agglutinin-like, which translates to MKVYLLTICKTLVVAIWLGLITTTAAIYEYPVVRFTLVDVTGQSYSDFIDELRSHLVTGDDVRHGIPVLRSTVDIAQRFVLVELTNLQGVTITVAVDVINVYVVGYRAGNRNPIFFRPDNEADSVAITHVFPGTDGQTLTNGGNYDDLEHHAGDRSGINLGLHALDAAISALYDFAMGGHGEVPLDRLLRSFMVGIQMISEAARFNLIRDDIGVRIDENQERPPDPRILSDNVPRN; encoded by the exons ATGAAAGTATATCTGCTTACGATATGTAAGACTCTGGTGGTGGCAATATGGCTTGGTTTAATAACAACCACAGCAGCAATTTACGAGTACCCAGTCGTAAGATTTACACTTGTAGATGTTACTGGCCAAAGCTACTCTGATTTTATTGACGAGCTGCGCAGTCATTTAGTGACAGGAGACGACGTGCGCCATGGAATACCGGTGCTACGAAGCACGGTTGATATAGCGCAACGGTTCGTTTTGGTGGAGCTCACGAATCTGCAAGGAGTTACTATTACGGTAGCAGTGGATGTCATCAATGTATATGTGGTTGGCTATCGAGCTGGGAATCGGAATCCCATTTTCTTCCGTCCTGACAATGAAGCAGACTCAGTGGCTATTACTCATGTTTTCCCAGGTACGGATGGACAAACATTGACAAATGGAGGTAACTACGATGACCTCGAGCATCATGCAGGTGACAGATCTGGGATTAATTTGGGCTTGCATGCATTAGATGCTGCTATTTCAGCGCTCTATGATTTCGCCATGGGCGGCCATGGCGAGGTTCCGCTTGATAGGTTGCTACGTTCTTTCATGGTTGGCATCCAGATGATTTCAGAGGCAGCGCGATTCAATCTTATCAGGGATGATATAGGAGTCAGAATTGATGAAAACCAAGAACGCCCGCCGGATCCTCGCATACttagtgataac GTACCTCGAAATTGA
- the LOC126661956 gene encoding uncharacterized protein LOC126661956, with protein sequence MKIPVKNEVITIRGNQTLSRQCYMASMGSTVETMNIDTPELLLREKKAQKPRENLETIELTEGSEMCVKLGIDWPNEHREAIIARIKQKVDYPEWLANVVLIKKSNDQLGKNVEVYVDDIVVKSKGIEDHAEDLAETFEKLKGFNLKLNPEKCVFAVRSGKFLGHLISERGIEANPEKIEAVMNMKAPSSVKEVQKLNGRVTALGRFMKECNTAFEELKVYLSTPPVLGRPEPGEILYLYLSVNDETAAAVLVKEDKVAAEKLRRYFEAHIIVVHTDQPLRKALQRPEMSGRLVSWSVQLGGYDIRYEPRPALKAQVLVDFIAETTTSDQPEEPDEQLLRWVLEVDGASNLEGSGAGVVLKGPHGVTLRNSVKFDFPASNNAAEYEALLIGLRMVNVVKAEHVTIRSDSQLVVCQILGTFEARDSEMRRYVDRVNIDNHETIFLTQPLENWMQGIAHYLMDGTLPENRDKAYKILRQAPYYAFLDRVLYRKSFTHPWSRCLTAEEGEYVLREIHEGICGAHIAPRMLAKKAVLQGYYWPLMVRQAEEIVKKCENCQRHQNIRHAPTTEQCPITSPWPFATWGIDILGPFTPTTGQKKFLIVAVDHFTKWIEVEAVSTITEARIRDFFWRQIVCRFGIPRALVTDNGKQFNCRAFKEFCNDLHIDLRFTSVVHPQSNGMTEVTNRTILKGLKARLGEFDRQWLEELPKVIWAYRTTPRAGT encoded by the exons atgaaaatcccagtgaAAAACGAGGTTATAACTATCAGGGGAAATCAAACCCTATCTAGGCAATGCTACATGGCCAGtatgggcagcacggtggaaacgatgaacatcgatacaccGGAGTTGCTCCTCAGAGAGAAGAAAGCCCAGAAACCCCGAGAAAACTTAGAAACGATTGAACTTACAGAGGGATCCGAGATGTGTGTAAAGCTGGGGATAGATTGGCCAAACGAGCACCGGGAAGCTATTatagctcggataaaaca GAAAGTAGATTATCCGGAGTGGCTGGCTAATGTGGTTTTGATCAAGAAGTCCAACg atcaactggGCAAGAACGTCGAGGTTTATGTAGATGACATAGTCGTGAAATCCAAGGGGATCGAGGATCACGCAGAGGATCtggcagaaacttttgaaaagctaAAGGGTTTTAACCTCAAGCTGAACCCGGAAAAGTGTGTTTTCGCAGTCCGCTCGGGGAAATTTCTAGGGCACCTCATCTCGGAGAGAGGCATCGAGGCGAACCCGGAGAAAATCGAGGCAGTAATGAACATGAAAGCACCCAGCTCGGTGAAAGAAGTACAAAAGTTGAACGGGAGAGTAACGGCGTTGGGAAGATTCATGA AGGAGTGTAACACAGCTTTTGAAGAACTGAAGGTTTACCTCAGCACACCCCCGGTGCTAGGTAGACCTGAGCCTGGGGAAATCTTATATTTGTATCTCTCGGTGAATGACGAGACAGCAGCGGCAGTCCTGGTGAAGGAAGATAAGG TGGCGGCGGAAAAGCTAAGGAGATATTTCGAGGCTCACATCATTGTAGTACATACGGaccaacctctgagaaaggcGCTGCAGAGGCCAGAGATGTCGGGACGGTTGGTCAGCTGGTCGGTCCAGCTGGGAGGATATGACATCCGGTATGAACCGAGACcggctctgaaagcacaagtatTGGTAGATTTCATAGCCGAGACCACAACAAGCGACCAACCTGAGGAACCTGACGAACAACTTCTACGGTGGGTCTTAGAAGTCGACGGGGCATCAAATCTGGAAGGATCTGGGGCAGGTGTggtcttgaaaggccctcacGGAGTCACACTCCGAAACTCGGTGAAATTCGATTTCCCGGCATCCAACAATGCTGCGGAGTATGAGGCTCTGTTGATCGGATTAAGAATGGTAAACGTGGTCAAGGCCGAGCACGTAACAATAAGGAGTGATTCTCAGTTAGTCGTTTGTCAAATCCTGGGTACTTTTGAAGCTAGGGATTCGGAAATGAGGAGATACGTggacagagtcaa CATCGACAACCACGAAACCATTTTCCTAACTCAGCCTTTGGAAAATTGGATGCAAGGTATAGCCCACTACCTGATGGATGGAACTCTGCCAGAAAACAGAGATAAAGCCTACAAAATCTTGCGACAAGCTCCGTACTACGCGTTCCTCGACAGAGTCTTGTACAGAAAGTCATTCACCcacccgtggtcgagatgcCTGACAGCAGAGGAAGGGGAGTATGTTTTGAGGGAAATACATGAAGGGATTTGTGGGGCACATATAGCTCCTCGCATGTTGGCAAAGAAAGCAGTGTTGCAAGGCTACTACTGGCCCCTAATGGTCAGGCAAGCagaggagatagtaaagaaGTGTGAAAACTGTCAGAGGCACCAGAACATCCGACATGCTCCTACTACAGAGCAGTGTCCTATTACCAGTCCTTGGCCGTTTGCAACTTGGGGAATTGACATCCTGGGACCTTTCACGccaaccacggggcagaaaaagttcttgatagtggcagtagatcacTTCACAAAGTGGAtcgaggtagaggcagtgagTACCATCACAGAAGCCCGGATCAGGGATTTCTTCTGGAGGCAAATCGTGTGTCGTTTCGGTATACCCAGAGCGTTGGTAACTGACAACGGGAAGCAGTTCAACTGTCGAGCCTTCAAGGAATTTTGCAACGACTTGCACATTGACCTGCGTTTCACTTCGGTAGTTCACCCGCAAAGCAATGGGATGACCGAAGTAACCAACCGGACGATCCTAAAAGGGCTTAAGGCCAGACTAGGGGAGTTTGATAGacagtggctggaagagctaccGAAGGTCATATGGGCTTACCGAACCACGCCAAGGGCAGGCACATGA